Proteins encoded in a region of the Osmerus mordax isolate fOsmMor3 chromosome 17, fOsmMor3.pri, whole genome shotgun sequence genome:
- the mansc1 gene encoding MANSC domain-containing protein 1 isoform X1, with product MSITRALWICEAMILSPTRPLSMGTKVVFLLAMTVLMVTVPVQGANQEMCFSRQHQNTIVNVRVALTKPGTAMDSRYVLSERDCVLSCCSQEVKPGISCTMAVYNPNKTKDPPNNQNCYLFHCETPQDCPLMATQAGINTFDISKGLIRATTVRPITTAQTTTTTTEPAPTTPTTPQPTFTTTTTQGTTTTQPTTTTTAATQSPVTTQPTSTTTTLQTTTTTPTTTPPPTTTTTTQAATTTQPTTTTTQPTTTQQPITTTTTAPTIIIIQIPITIEPTTTIIEDTTTASTTTKPTTTTTTSPPITKKPNKPTKKQNKTTKKSKPHPVVATTTSPPILITAPTPTKTTMGQQTTPKPEPPMEPTTSTTMSTTTISTTTATTTTTTSTTTTFTTTTSTTTTSTTTMAPTEPLTTTAPGLAFVPKGAMESSPGLQNPIPPEGGSVVQGKGVASQGSLKTSLVAVVVVGLAILTLSLAVMGRKAMESFDRRHYTRLELNDLHYEV from the exons ATGTCTATAACCAGAGCCCTGTGGATCTGTGAAGCCATGATACTCTCACCGACCCGTCCGCTGTCCATGGGGACGAAAGTGGTCTTCCTCCTCGCCATGACGGTGCTGATGGTCACAGTCCCTGTCCAGGGTGCGAACCAGGAGATGTGTTTCTCCAGGCAACACCAGAACACCATCGTCAACGTGCGGGTGGCGTTAACCAAACCTGGCACCGCCATGGACTCCAGATACGTTTTGTCTGAGCGTGACTGTGTCCTTTCCTGCTGTTCACAAGAAGTAAAGCCAG GCATCAGCTGCACTATGGCAGTGTACAATCCTAATAAGACAAAAGATCCACCCAACAACCAAAATTGCTATCTGTTCCACTGTGAAACACCACAAGATTGCCCTCTTATGGCCACACAGGCTGGCATCAACACGTTTGACATTTCCAAAG GTCTGATTCGTGCCACCACAGTGAGACCCATTACCACAGCTCAAacaactacaacaaccacagagcCAGCCCCAACTACCCCAACTACCCCCCAACCCACCTttactacaactaccacacaaggtACTACGACAACACagccaaccacaacaacaacagcagcaacacaaTCACCGGTTACAACACAGCCGACATCTACAACTACTACCCTACAAACCACTACAACCACACCAACAACAACCCCACCACCAACCACTACAACAACAACCCAAGCCGCAACTACCACACAACCAACAACCACCACAACGCAACCTACAACCACTCAGCAACCGATCACGACCACTACCACTGCACCGACAATCATTATAATACAGATACCTATTACAATAGAACCAACAACTACAATAATTGAGGATACAACTACTGCTAGTACCACGACAAAACCAACCACTACCACAACTACAAGTCCTCCAATAACCAAAAAGCCTAATAAacccacaaaaaaacaaaataaaacaacaaaaaaatcaaaaCCCCATCCTGTGGTTGCCACAACAACTTCTCCACCTATCCTAATCACAGCTCCCACCCCTACCAAAACAACCATGGGCCAGCAAACTACCCCAAAACCAGAACCACCAATGGAGCCAACAACCTCTACTACGATGTCGACCACTACTATTTCCACCACCACAGCTACCACCACAACTACCACCTCCACTACTACCACTTTCACTACTACCACCTCCACTACTACCACCTCCACTACAACTATGGCACCCACTGAGCCATTGACAACCACAGCTCCAGGGCTGGCCTTTGTACCCAAAGGGGCTATGGAGTCCAGCCCTGGCCTCCAAAACCCCATCCCTCCTGAGGGTGGGAGTGTTGTCCAGGGGAAGGGTGTGGCCTCACAAGGGTCTCTGAAGACCAGCCTGGTAgctgttgtggtggtggggctTGCTATCCTCACCCTGTCCTTAGCGGTGATGGGCCGCAAAGCCATGGAGTCCTTTGACAGGCGCCACTACACCAGATTGGAACTTAACGACCTGCACTATGAGGTGTGA
- the mansc1 gene encoding MANSC domain-containing protein 1 isoform X2: protein MSITRALWICEAMILSPTRPLSMGTKVVFLLAMTVLMVTVPVQGANQEMCFSRQHQNTIVNVRVALTKPGTAMDSRYVLSERDCVLSCCSQEVKPGISCTMAVYNPNKTKDPPNNQNCYLFHCETPQDCPLMATQAGINTFDISKGLIRATTVRPITTAQTTTTTTEPAPTTPTTPQPTFTTTTTQAPTPTKTTMGQQTTPKPEPPMEPTTSTTMSTTTISTTTATTTTTTSTTTTFTTTTSTTTTSTTTMAPTEPLTTTAPGLAFVPKGAMESSPGLQNPIPPEGGSVVQGKGVASQGSLKTSLVAVVVVGLAILTLSLAVMGRKAMESFDRRHYTRLELNDLHYEV from the exons ATGTCTATAACCAGAGCCCTGTGGATCTGTGAAGCCATGATACTCTCACCGACCCGTCCGCTGTCCATGGGGACGAAAGTGGTCTTCCTCCTCGCCATGACGGTGCTGATGGTCACAGTCCCTGTCCAGGGTGCGAACCAGGAGATGTGTTTCTCCAGGCAACACCAGAACACCATCGTCAACGTGCGGGTGGCGTTAACCAAACCTGGCACCGCCATGGACTCCAGATACGTTTTGTCTGAGCGTGACTGTGTCCTTTCCTGCTGTTCACAAGAAGTAAAGCCAG GCATCAGCTGCACTATGGCAGTGTACAATCCTAATAAGACAAAAGATCCACCCAACAACCAAAATTGCTATCTGTTCCACTGTGAAACACCACAAGATTGCCCTCTTATGGCCACACAGGCTGGCATCAACACGTTTGACATTTCCAAAG GTCTGATTCGTGCCACCACAGTGAGACCCATTACCACAGCTCAAacaactacaacaaccacagagcCAGCCCCAACTACCCCAACTACCCCCCAACCCACCTttactacaactaccacacaag CTCCCACCCCTACCAAAACAACCATGGGCCAGCAAACTACCCCAAAACCAGAACCACCAATGGAGCCAACAACCTCTACTACGATGTCGACCACTACTATTTCCACCACCACAGCTACCACCACAACTACCACCTCCACTACTACCACTTTCACTACTACCACCTCCACTACTACCACCTCCACTACAACTATGGCACCCACTGAGCCATTGACAACCACAGCTCCAGGGCTGGCCTTTGTACCCAAAGGGGCTATGGAGTCCAGCCCTGGCCTCCAAAACCCCATCCCTCCTGAGGGTGGGAGTGTTGTCCAGGGGAAGGGTGTGGCCTCACAAGGGTCTCTGAAGACCAGCCTGGTAgctgttgtggtggtggggctTGCTATCCTCACCCTGTCCTTAGCGGTGATGGGCCGCAAAGCCATGGAGTCCTTTGACAGGCGCCACTACACCAGATTGGAACTTAACGACCTGCACTATGAGGTGTGA
- the c17h11orf98 gene encoding uncharacterized protein C11orf98 homolog, whose translation MAPGGKINRPKTELGKKLFKRRRALTREKRKRHVVVGAVVDKGLTTIHHLKKRISSPRANITLSGKKKRKLLKQLQHMAQEKTVMDVEVAPKRKPAAAKKQTVTPAPATPTATAKDVEMAATE comes from the exons ATGGCTCCCGGAGGAAAGATCAATCGACCGAAAACT GAGTTGGGCAAGAAGCTATTCAAGAGGCGAAGAGCTCTgaccagggagaagaggaagaggcacgtggtagtgggagcagtgGTGGATAAAGGCCTCACCACTATCCACCACCTGAAGAAAAGAAT TTCAAGCCCAAGAGCAAACATCACCTTGTCTGGGAAAAAGAAACGCAAGCTTCTCAAACAACTTCAACACATGGCGCAGGAGAAGACTGTCATGGATG TGGAAGTGGCTCCAAAGAGAAAGCCTGCAGCAGCCAAGAAACAGACTGTTACTCCTGCACCTGCCACGCCCACGGCCACAGCAAAGGATGTTGAAATGGCAGCGACAGAATGA